One region of Zingiber officinale cultivar Zhangliang chromosome 7B, Zo_v1.1, whole genome shotgun sequence genomic DNA includes:
- the LOC122006862 gene encoding probable bifunctional methylthioribulose-1-phosphate dehydratase/enolase-phosphatase E1 1 produces MASAAATAEDVLPLLNSQAYLEGHAVGEARALVADLCRHFYNLGWVTGTGGSITVKVHDDAVPKPHQLIVMSPSGVQKERMVPEDMYVMSGSGAVLSAPSPKPYPHKPPKCSDCAPLFMKAYLMRNAGACIHSHGMESCLITMINPSAKEFRITHMEMIKGIQGHGYYDELVVPIIENTAHERELTESLSEAMAAYPKATAVLVRNHGIYVWGDSWINAKTQAECYHYLFDAALKLHQLGIDYSSPGHGPVNCLSSFQNKNKPLSSGLANGGHVPDPSRHCIVLDIEGTTTPITFVTDVLFPYARDNVRKHLSSTYDSDETKDDIKLLRAQVEEDLKQGLSGSLPIPPNDALKEEVVDSLVANVEAMIKSDRKITSLKQLQGHIWRTGFENKELQGVVYDDVPEALKKWHESGIKVYIYSSGSREAQRLLFANTPYGDLRRYLSGFFDTTVGNKRESHSYSEISLSVGVDKPSQILFVTDVHQEAVAAKAAGLNVLISIRPGNAVLPENHGFKTIRSFAEI; encoded by the exons ATGGCATCTGCGGCGGCGACTGCGGAGGACGTGCTCCCGCTTCTGAACTCGCAGGCGTACTTGGAGGGCCATGCCGTGGGAGAGGCGCGCGCCCTCGTCGCAGACCTCTGCCGCCACTTCTACAACCTCGGATGGGTCACCGGGACCGGCGGAAGCATCACCGTCAAGGTCCACGACGATGCCGTCCCTAAGCCCCATCAGCTGATCGTCATGTCCCCTTCTG GGGTTCAGAAGGAGCGGATGGTGCCGGAGGATATGTATGTCATGTCTGGGAGTGGCGCTGTTCTGTCTGCCCCATCGCCGAAACCCTACCCGCACAAGCCCCCTAAGTGCTCTGATTGCGCTCCCCTCTTCATGAAG GCATATCTAATGCGCAATGCTGGGGCTTGTATTCACAGTCACGGAATGGAGTCTTGCCTTATAACAATGATCAATCCTTCAGCGAAGGAGTTCAga ATCACTCACATGGAGATGATAAAAGGAATTCAAGGCCATGGTTATTATGATGAGCTGGTTGTTCCGATAATTGAGAATACTGCACATGAGCGTGAACTCACTGAATCCCTTAGTGAAGCT ATGGCAGCATATCCCAAAGCAACTGCTGTGCTTGTCCGAAATCATGGGATATATGTCTGGGGAGACTCATGGATTAATGCCAAGACACAG GCTGAATGTTATCATTATCTTTTTGATGCTGCACTTAAGCTTCATCAACTAGGGATCGATTACAGCAGTCCAGGTCACGGTCCAGTCAACTGTCTGAgttcatttcaaaacaaaaacaaaccccTAAGCTCAGGGTTAGCAAATGGAGGACATGTTCCTGATCCCTCAAGA CATTGCATTGTATTGGATATTGAAGGAACAACCACTCCTATAACGTTTGTTACTGATGTCCTTTTCCCTTATGCACGTGACAATGTGAGGAAACATCTTTCTTCTACATATGATTCTGATGAAACTAAGGATGATATTAAGCTATTACGAGCTCAA GTTGAGGAGGATTTGAAGCAGGGCTTATCTGGTTCTCTGCCTATTCCACCTAATGATGCTTTGAAAGAGGAGGTTGTTGATTCTCTTGTAGCTAATGTGGAGGCAATGATAAAGTCAGATAGGAAAATTACTTCTTTAAAACAATTACAA GGTCATATTTGGAGAACTGGATTCGAGAACAAGGAACTGCAGGGGGTTGTTTATGACGATGTTCCTGAAGCTCTTAAGAAGTGGCATGAAAGTGGCATAAAG GTTTACATATATTCAAGTGGTAGCAGAGAGGCCCAAAGGCTTTTATTTGCAAATACTCCTTATGGTGATTTGAGGAGGTATTTGTCTGGATTTTTTGACACCACGGTCGG TAACAAAAGAGAATCACACAGCTACTCTGAAATTTCATTGTCAGTGGGAGTCGATAAACCATCCCAAATCTTGTTTGTAACCGATGTCCATCAGGAAGCCGTGGCAGCTAAGGCAGCTG GTCTCAATGTGCTCATCTCCATTCGTCCTGGAAATGCAGTCCTTCCAGAGAACCATGGCTTCAAAACTATTAGATCATTCGCAGAAATATAA